A genomic window from Microvirga sp. TS319 includes:
- a CDS encoding MFS transporter, translating into MVQTKRRLSLKDVLTDGRIALMLPLGFSSGLPFLLVFSTLSTWLREAGISLTVIGLMSWVGLAYSLKFLWAPIVDRYDVPGLARLLGRRRGWMALAQLGVMAALIGMALTGPTTSLPLTIVCAVLIAFFSATQDVVIDGWRIDAAPTERQGMMAASLQLGYRLALLCAGAGALYIAELVNWQSAYLSMAALMAVGLVGTLLAPRIDEIRIRQNPPFAQAIIDPLADLYRRKRTMLIPILALIACYRLPDFMAGIMANPLYIDLGFSKADIASISKLYGVWIGIIGAFGGGLALTRLGLWWTLLIGALLAAGSNVMFSWLAAGHATLTGLTLTISIDNFAQGFAGAALVAYMSGLTSPGFAATQYALLSSLYALPGKLIGGASGAVVDSYGYPLLFTGTAALGIPLAVLCLLVRRDTMETVRQKEEADARAARSSNAKVGTGFA; encoded by the coding sequence ATGGTCCAAACCAAACGCCGACTTTCGCTCAAAGACGTTCTGACCGATGGGCGCATCGCGCTCATGCTGCCCCTGGGCTTTTCATCGGGCCTGCCCTTCCTGCTCGTCTTCAGCACGCTCTCCACCTGGCTTCGGGAGGCGGGCATATCTCTCACGGTCATCGGTTTGATGAGCTGGGTCGGCCTGGCCTATTCCCTCAAATTTCTCTGGGCCCCCATCGTCGACCGCTACGACGTTCCGGGTCTCGCCCGCCTGCTCGGCCGCCGTCGCGGATGGATGGCTTTGGCCCAGCTCGGCGTGATGGCGGCTCTCATCGGCATGGCCCTGACGGGACCGACGACCAGCCTGCCTCTCACCATCGTGTGCGCCGTGCTGATCGCCTTCTTCTCGGCCACGCAGGATGTGGTGATCGACGGCTGGCGCATCGACGCGGCACCCACCGAGCGTCAGGGCATGATGGCGGCAAGCCTTCAGCTCGGCTATCGCCTGGCGCTTCTCTGCGCGGGTGCCGGCGCGCTCTATATCGCCGAGCTCGTGAACTGGCAGAGCGCCTATCTGTCCATGGCCGCGCTCATGGCCGTGGGCCTCGTGGGCACCCTGCTCGCGCCGCGAATCGATGAAATCCGGATTCGCCAGAACCCTCCCTTCGCCCAGGCCATTATCGACCCCCTCGCCGATCTCTACCGGCGCAAGCGCACGATGTTGATCCCGATCCTGGCGCTGATCGCCTGCTATCGCCTGCCTGATTTCATGGCGGGCATCATGGCGAACCCGCTCTATATCGACCTCGGCTTCAGCAAGGCCGATATCGCCAGCATCTCGAAACTCTACGGCGTGTGGATCGGCATCATCGGCGCCTTCGGAGGCGGCCTCGCACTGACCCGCCTCGGCCTGTGGTGGACCCTGCTGATCGGAGCCCTTCTGGCCGCCGGGTCGAACGTGATGTTCTCCTGGCTCGCCGCAGGCCATGCCACCCTCACGGGCCTGACGCTCACGATCAGCATCGACAATTTCGCGCAAGGCTTCGCGGGCGCGGCCCTTGTGGCCTATATGTCGGGGCTCACCTCGCCCGGCTTCGCCGCCACCCAATACGCCCTTCTCAGCTCGCTCTACGCGCTTCCGGGAAAACTCATCGGCGGCGCATCCGGCGCCGTGGTGGATTCTTACGGCTATCCGCTGCTCTTCACCGGCACGGCAGCCCTCGGCATTCCGCTTGCGGTCCTCTGTCTCCTGGTGCGCCGCGACACGATGGAGACCGTGCGGCAGAAGGAGGAAGCGGATGCGCGCGCGGCTCGATCATCGAACGCAAAAGTGGGCACCGGTTTTGCGTGA
- a CDS encoding sugar ABC transporter permease, with protein sequence MNAPVATTTQPPSTTSGSLLSKLEIDVRMLGMIAALAVIWIGFDLLSGGVFLTPRNLWNLSVQTASVAIMATGMVLVIVTRNIDLSVGAILGVVGMIIGVAQAQWLPSYLGFEHPLTAPLMVLLAVLVGGAIGLFQGWLIAYLGIPSFIVTLGGLLVWRGAAWWVTTGQTVAPMDSRFKAFGGGVEGALGATATWIIAAIACGLIVIGLGLSRRRRLSFGFPVRPGWADAVIALVTCGAVLAAAAILNAYPLPVGTARTWAEANGIPWPEGGLFIPHGVALPVLIAVVVGLAMTFIATRRRFGRYVFAIGGNPEAADLSGINTRWTLMKVFGLMGLLCGISACISTARLNAATNAAGTLDELYVIASAVIGGTSLAGGIGTIAGAMLGALVMQSLQSGMVLLGVDTPLQNIVVGAVLVLAVWVDGLYRRRLK encoded by the coding sequence ATGAACGCACCCGTTGCCACGACCACTCAGCCACCGAGCACCACGTCCGGATCGCTTCTGTCGAAGCTCGAGATCGATGTCCGCATGCTCGGCATGATCGCGGCGCTCGCCGTGATCTGGATCGGCTTCGATCTGCTGTCGGGCGGGGTCTTCCTGACGCCGCGCAATCTCTGGAACCTGTCGGTGCAGACCGCTTCCGTCGCGATCATGGCAACCGGCATGGTGCTCGTGATCGTCACGCGCAATATCGATCTCTCGGTCGGGGCGATCCTCGGCGTCGTCGGAATGATCATCGGCGTCGCGCAGGCACAATGGCTGCCATCCTATCTCGGCTTCGAGCATCCGCTGACGGCTCCGCTCATGGTGCTGCTCGCGGTGCTGGTCGGCGGGGCGATCGGCCTCTTCCAGGGCTGGCTCATCGCCTATCTGGGCATTCCCTCCTTCATCGTCACTCTCGGCGGCCTGCTCGTCTGGCGCGGCGCGGCCTGGTGGGTCACGACGGGCCAGACCGTCGCGCCCATGGACAGCCGCTTCAAGGCATTCGGGGGCGGGGTCGAGGGTGCGCTGGGAGCAACCGCCACCTGGATCATCGCGGCCATCGCCTGTGGCCTCATCGTCATCGGTCTCGGCCTGTCCCGGCGACGGCGCCTGAGCTTCGGCTTTCCGGTGCGCCCGGGCTGGGCGGATGCGGTGATCGCACTCGTCACCTGCGGCGCGGTGCTGGCGGCGGCGGCCATCCTCAACGCCTATCCCCTGCCCGTGGGCACGGCCCGCACCTGGGCCGAGGCGAACGGCATTCCGTGGCCCGAGGGCGGCCTGTTCATCCCGCATGGCGTGGCGCTGCCGGTGCTGATCGCCGTGGTGGTGGGCCTCGCGATGACCTTCATCGCCACGCGCCGCCGCTTCGGCCGCTATGTGTTCGCCATCGGGGGCAATCCGGAGGCGGCGGACCTCTCCGGCATCAATACCCGCTGGACACTGATGAAGGTCTTCGGCCTCATGGGCCTGCTCTGCGGCATCTCGGCCTGCATTTCCACGGCGCGCCTCAACGCGGCCACCAATGCGGCGGGCACGCTCGATGAGCTTTACGTGATCGCCTCCGCCGTGATCGGCGGCACTTCGCTCGCGGGCGGGATCGGCACCATTGCGGGCGCGATGCTCGGCGCGCTCGTCATGCAGTCGCTGCAATCCGGCATGGTGCTGCTCGGGGTCGATACGCCTTTGCAGAACATCGTGGTCGGTGCGGTTCTCGTGCTGGCGGTCTGGGTCGACGGCCTCTATCGCCGCCGCCTCAAGTGA
- a CDS encoding OpgC family protein has translation MAASKRNTTIDFWRGLVLVIIFVNHIPGNLIEHITPRNFGLSDSTEAFIFISGLSIALVYGPRLPQGDLFGVVRQCLQRAFKLYRVHLLLTAGAIAVFSIGYELSEEIGLIEEHGRNAVFGDTAKGITGIILLGHQLGYFNILPLYITLMFWAPVALVLARVHAGLALLVSAAVYVLARAGVLTLHSWPEPGTWFFNPFAWQFLFTLGIVTGLLMLERPVPYRRALVVSALAFVILSLVAMTAGFGLMPWLYEIALTKLDLVKHDLGVVRMLHFLALAYLVTQFRIGDALKTTIVGPDLVRLGQNGLTVFAVGSLLSALGQVIMTLAAVKSSASPQIIGMVFTILGIIGLLALARYLEWNRQNLTARQQGQAKGLGLSPSQGRLSS, from the coding sequence ATGGCAGCCTCGAAGCGGAATACGACGATTGATTTCTGGCGCGGCCTCGTGCTGGTGATCATTTTCGTCAATCACATCCCGGGCAACCTCATCGAGCACATCACGCCGCGCAATTTCGGCCTCTCCGATTCGACGGAGGCTTTCATCTTCATTTCCGGCCTGTCGATTGCTCTCGTGTATGGCCCTCGCCTGCCGCAGGGCGACCTGTTCGGCGTCGTAAGGCAGTGCCTGCAGCGCGCATTCAAGCTCTATCGGGTTCATCTTCTTCTCACGGCCGGGGCGATCGCCGTCTTCTCGATCGGCTATGAGCTGAGCGAGGAGATCGGCCTCATCGAGGAGCATGGACGCAACGCCGTCTTCGGCGACACGGCCAAGGGGATCACCGGCATCATCCTGCTCGGCCACCAGCTCGGCTATTTCAACATTCTCCCGCTTTATATCACGCTGATGTTCTGGGCTCCCGTCGCGCTCGTCCTGGCGCGGGTCCATGCAGGCCTTGCTCTCCTGGTGTCGGCGGCGGTGTACGTTCTGGCCCGTGCCGGCGTCCTGACCCTCCACAGCTGGCCGGAGCCCGGAACCTGGTTCTTCAACCCGTTTGCATGGCAATTCCTGTTCACGCTTGGGATCGTGACCGGGCTCCTGATGCTCGAACGACCGGTCCCCTACAGGAGGGCCCTCGTCGTCAGCGCGCTTGCCTTCGTCATCTTGTCACTCGTCGCGATGACCGCGGGATTTGGCCTGATGCCCTGGCTGTACGAGATCGCCCTCACCAAGCTCGATCTCGTCAAGCATGACCTTGGCGTCGTCCGCATGCTTCATTTCCTGGCGCTGGCCTATCTGGTGACCCAGTTCCGGATCGGAGACGCTCTCAAAACGACGATCGTCGGCCCCGACCTGGTCCGCCTCGGACAGAACGGCCTCACGGTCTTTGCCGTGGGATCGCTCCTGAGCGCCCTCGGGCAAGTCATCATGACGCTAGCCGCCGTCAAATCGTCTGCTAGTCCGCAGATTATCGGTATGGTATTCACCATTCTTGGTATCATTGGTCTTCTGGCACTGGCGCGATATCTCGAATGGAACAGACAAAACCTAACTGCCCGGCAACAAGGGCAGGCAAAGGGGCTCGGGTTGTCGCCTTCACAGGGGCGGCTCTCTTCCTAG
- the fghA gene encoding S-formylglutathione hydrolase: protein MSFETVSQSRSFGGTQFVYRHVSQATGTPMRLAAFVPPQAETGQVPVVWFLSGLTCTEENFTVKAGAQRMASELGLLLVAPDTSPRGEGVPDDPEGAYDFGLGAGFYVDAVQEPWAQNYRMRSYLERELPSLVADSLPADMNRQGIMGHSMGGHGALTIALRNPGRFQAVSAFAPIAAPMNCPWGEKALSHYLGSDRAAWRDYDACALIERGARVPDLLVDQGTADSFLESQLKPQLLEAACARAGQPLTLRRQEGYDHSYFFIASFIEDHLRWHAERLG, encoded by the coding sequence GTGAGCTTCGAGACCGTCTCGCAATCGCGCTCCTTCGGGGGCACGCAGTTCGTCTACCGGCACGTCTCGCAGGCGACCGGCACGCCGATGCGGCTTGCCGCCTTCGTGCCGCCGCAGGCCGAAACGGGCCAGGTGCCGGTGGTGTGGTTCCTGTCGGGCCTGACCTGCACGGAAGAGAATTTCACCGTCAAGGCGGGCGCGCAGCGCATGGCCTCGGAGCTCGGCCTCCTGCTCGTCGCGCCGGACACCAGCCCGCGCGGCGAAGGTGTGCCGGACGACCCCGAGGGCGCCTACGATTTCGGCCTCGGCGCCGGCTTTTACGTCGACGCCGTGCAGGAGCCCTGGGCGCAGAACTACCGCATGCGCTCCTATCTCGAACGCGAGCTGCCGTCCCTGGTGGCGGACAGCCTGCCCGCCGACATGAACCGCCAGGGCATCATGGGGCATTCCATGGGCGGCCACGGGGCGCTCACCATCGCCCTGCGCAATCCCGGGCGCTTCCAGGCGGTCTCGGCCTTCGCGCCGATCGCCGCGCCGATGAACTGCCCGTGGGGCGAGAAGGCCCTGTCGCACTATCTCGGCTCCGACCGCGCCGCCTGGCGCGACTATGATGCCTGCGCGCTGATCGAGCGCGGTGCCCGCGTGCCCGATCTCCTGGTCGATCAGGGGACGGCCGACAGCTTCCTCGAGAGCCAGCTGAAGCCGCAGCTTCTGGAGGCGGCCTGCGCCCGGGCGGGCCAGCCGCTCACCCTGCGCCGGCAGGAGGGGTACGACCATTCCTATTTCTTCATCGCGAGCTTCATCGAGGATCACCTGCGCTGGCACGCCGAGCGCCTCGGCTAA
- a CDS encoding NUDIX domain-containing protein, which translates to MTAYRIKQVDIVYEGWRKLLNLTVQMPDGRTMIREVLNSGEAAAILPYDLGRRKVILVRQFRAPVMHVEGHPDFLEAVAGLLDEDEPETCARRESMEEAGLRIERLEPLGRFWSAPGATTERLHLFLAPYTQADRVAEGGGLADEHEEIEVLEVGFDDLAGFVVDNTIADMKTMVLVQALHLRHPHAFGLV; encoded by the coding sequence GTGACAGCCTATCGGATCAAGCAGGTCGACATCGTCTATGAGGGCTGGCGCAAGCTCCTGAATCTGACGGTCCAGATGCCGGACGGGCGAACCATGATCCGCGAGGTGCTCAACAGCGGCGAAGCCGCAGCCATCCTTCCCTACGATCTGGGGCGACGGAAGGTGATTCTCGTCCGGCAGTTTCGTGCGCCCGTCATGCATGTCGAAGGGCACCCGGATTTCCTGGAGGCGGTGGCGGGCCTGCTCGACGAGGACGAGCCCGAGACATGCGCCAGGCGCGAGAGCATGGAGGAGGCGGGATTGCGGATCGAGCGCCTGGAGCCCTTGGGCCGCTTCTGGTCGGCGCCCGGAGCCACCACGGAGCGGCTGCACCTCTTCCTCGCGCCCTACACGCAGGCAGACCGCGTCGCCGAAGGGGGCGGCCTTGCCGACGAGCACGAGGAGATCGAGGTGCTGGAGGTCGGCTTCGACGACCTCGCGGGCTTCGTTGTCGACAACACCATTGCCGACATGAAGACCATGGTGCTCGTGCAGGCGCTGCACTTGCGGCACCCGCACGCTTTCGGGCTGGTTTAG
- a CDS encoding ATP-binding cassette domain-containing protein gives MQADEATPLVEMRNISIAFGGIKAVDDVSVDLRPGEVVGLLGHNGAGKSTLIKILSGAYRPDGGEIYVNGERAEIATPRDAKRYGIETIYQTLALADNIDAAGNIFLGREVLTPYGTLDDAAMEAETRKVMARLNPHFRRFKEPVKALSGGQRQSVAIARAIYFNARVLIMDEPTAALGPAETQQVADLVLQLKREGIGIFLISHDIHDVFGLADRVSVMKNGKLVGSANVQDVTQDEVLGMIILGKCPPGATPGPGAS, from the coding sequence ATGCAAGCCGATGAAGCGACGCCTCTCGTCGAGATGCGCAACATTTCCATTGCGTTCGGCGGCATCAAGGCCGTAGACGACGTGTCCGTCGATCTGCGACCCGGCGAGGTGGTGGGACTGCTCGGCCACAACGGAGCGGGCAAATCGACGCTCATCAAAATTCTCTCCGGGGCCTACAGGCCGGATGGGGGCGAGATCTATGTGAACGGCGAGCGCGCCGAAATCGCGACCCCGCGCGATGCCAAGCGTTACGGCATCGAGACGATCTATCAGACCCTGGCGCTCGCCGACAATATCGACGCTGCCGGCAACATCTTTCTCGGCCGTGAGGTCCTCACGCCCTATGGCACGCTCGACGATGCCGCGATGGAGGCCGAGACCCGCAAGGTGATGGCGCGCCTCAATCCGCATTTTCGCCGCTTCAAGGAGCCCGTGAAGGCGCTCTCCGGCGGCCAGCGGCAATCGGTGGCGATCGCGCGCGCGATCTATTTCAATGCACGCGTGCTGATCATGGACGAGCCGACGGCGGCGCTCGGCCCCGCCGAAACGCAGCAGGTCGCGGATCTGGTGCTGCAACTGAAGAGGGAGGGTATCGGCATTTTCCTCATCAGCCACGACATCCACGACGTGTTCGGCCTCGCCGATCGGGTGAGCGTCATGAAGAACGGCAAGCTCGTGGGCTCCGCCAACGTGCAGGACGTCACGCAGGACGAGGTGCTGGGCATGATCATTTTGGGCAAGTGCCCGCCCGGCGCAACGCCGGGACCGGGCGCGAGCTGA
- a CDS encoding SGNH/GDSL hydrolase family protein, producing MEQTKPNCPATRAGKGARVVAFTGAALFLGLGFLGPSAVSAASITGCVAKRQVFTTYSPATALRAKLARHEPIRILAIGSSSTEGIGASSPDRAYPAQLEGELSEDWKGNVSVVNAGKGGETGVQTVERLEAALKTQPFDLVIWQVGTNDAIKGVSEDDFRAILERGIAAVKTTGASLILLDQQYFPTIKDPSRYERFVHVVSALGRERQIPVFSRYALMQDWNSQSAEELRSMLSSDGFHMSDKGYDCLADQVAEAIQTLVEVPAHARQDTATQIAKVH from the coding sequence ATGGAACAGACAAAACCTAACTGCCCGGCAACAAGGGCAGGCAAAGGGGCTCGGGTTGTCGCCTTCACAGGGGCGGCTCTCTTCCTAGGCCTTGGATTCCTCGGTCCGTCGGCCGTCTCGGCTGCAAGCATCACTGGATGCGTTGCGAAGCGCCAGGTCTTCACGACCTATTCGCCCGCAACGGCCCTCCGCGCCAAGCTCGCCCGCCATGAGCCGATCCGGATCCTCGCCATCGGCTCGTCCTCGACGGAGGGCATCGGCGCCTCGTCGCCCGATCGGGCCTATCCGGCCCAGCTCGAAGGTGAATTGAGCGAGGACTGGAAGGGCAATGTCTCCGTCGTCAACGCCGGCAAAGGTGGCGAGACCGGTGTCCAGACCGTCGAGAGACTCGAGGCTGCCCTCAAGACCCAGCCCTTCGATCTGGTCATCTGGCAGGTGGGAACGAACGACGCCATCAAGGGCGTGAGCGAAGACGATTTCCGGGCCATCCTGGAACGTGGAATCGCGGCCGTGAAGACAACCGGAGCCAGCCTGATCCTCCTTGACCAGCAGTATTTTCCCACGATCAAGGATCCGAGCCGCTACGAACGGTTCGTCCACGTGGTGAGCGCGCTGGGCCGCGAGAGGCAGATTCCCGTCTTCTCCCGCTACGCGCTGATGCAGGACTGGAACAGCCAGTCGGCCGAGGAGCTGCGCTCGATGCTCTCGAGCGACGGTTTCCACATGAGCGACAAGGGATATGATTGCCTGGCCGATCAGGTCGCAGAGGCGATTCAGACCCTCGTGGAGGTGCCTGCTCATGCCCGGCAGGATACGGCGACCCAAATCGCCAAGGTGCATTAA